In Fulvitalea axinellae, the DNA window ACTTCCATTGCCGTTGTCGTCTTCGTCATCTGGCGGAGTGGGTTCAACCGGATCCGTCGGGTCCGGTTTCGCCGGAGGCGGTGTCTCCGTGTCAGTTCCTCCATCGGAGTCACAAGCCATCATTACGACCATCGCGAATAGGAGCGAAGATAACCCTCCCCACAGTCTACTGTCTCTTATCTTTCTCATATCTAGGATTTTTCGAATAAACCGAAGCCAATAGTTACGCTTTTCGCCAATGGCAAAGCGCAACTAATCTCCAGAACTATTCATGGATGAAAACCAACAGGAACGATTGGGGCCTATCACCCCAGTCCAAAAAACCGGCGCAACAAAAATGGGTACGCCAACTTCTCAAAAAATAAAACGGCCTTTATCCAGCGGATATTTCCCTTGGTGTGAATTCCGGTAGTGTCTTTAACATCCTTTAACAACGCATCCGGGACAGGTACACTGTTCGCCGGATTTTATCCAAGCTCTTGAGGCAATTCCTCTTCCTGTTTCCGGTATTCGGACGGACTGCAAGCAAAACGTTTTTTGAATACGGAGCGGAAATATTTAAGGTCAGAAAAGCCCACTTTATAAGCGATCTCGCTAACGCCCAAGCGGTCTTCTTCCCTAAGCATACGGGCGGCCTTGCCCAAACGCACGTAACGGATAAACTCGACAATAGACATGCCCGTAGCCTTCCGGACTTTGGAATAAAGGCTGGAACGGCTCATGCGCAAGGCTTCGCAGATATCCTCAACCTTGAAATCCGGCGAGCCCATTCCCTTTTCGATCAAATCGATCACTTTGCGGGCGAATTTCTCGTCTTGCGAAAGGTGTTGCTCCGGGGCTTTCTCCTTACCGGCCAACAGATAAGCGGAAAGTTGCGAACGGGAGCGCAACAGATTGTCCACTTTCATCTTGAGCACTTTCGTATTGAACGGTTTTGTGATATAATCGTCGGCGCCATGCTCCATTCCCTCGATCATCTCGTCTTCGCGGGCTTTGGCCGTCAACATCACCACCGGCAAATGCGATGTCCGCTCGTCGATTTTTATGCGACGACAGAGGGTAAAACCGTCCATACCCGGCATCATCACGTCGCTGATTACTACATCGGGAAGCGTTTTTGTTTTCAGGTCTTCCAAAGCCTCTTTTCCGCCCGGAACGGACAACACCTCAAACTTGTCGGCGAAAATTTCGGTCAGGTAGACGCGCATCTCGTTGTCGTCTTCCACGATCATCATCCGTGGTTTGGCTTTGTTCTCTACCTCAACAGGCTCTTCTTCGACAATCGGTTCCGGCTCCGATTTCGGTTTTGGCTCAGGGAAACTCACCGGAGCGGACACCTCGCGTTTTTCGGCTACCGGCTCCTCTTCCGTCCCTTTTTTCTTTTTAAGCGACATTTCCAATTCGAAAACCGAACCCGAACCCAACTCGCTTTTCACGACGATCTTTGCCGAATGAAGATCGGCCAGTCGTTTTACCAAAGCCAAACCGATTCCCGTTCCGCCGATTCCCGCCGTATTTTCGGAGCGATAAAAACGATCGAAAACATGCTTGCGATCCTCGTCGTCCATTCCGATACCCGTATCTTTTACGGCCAACAAGAGCTTGTCGTTTTCCTGATCAACCTTGATATCCACCGTTACGGCACCGCCTTCGGGCGTGTATTTTATAGCGTTCTCAATTAGGTTTCGGAGGATGATCCCCACTTTTTCCCCATCGAACCAACCGGAATACTTATTCGTATCGCTTACAAAATCCAGCGTAAGGCCAGAGCGCTTGGCCTCTGAGACGAAACTTCGGGAAATTTCCCGCACAAAGCTTACGAAATCAAGATACTCCGGACGCAGAGTCTCCACGCCTTCTTCCAAACGCCTAAAAGCCATCAGCTGATCAGTGAGCTTCAGCAAAGTGTTCGAATTGCGGTACGCGCGCTTTACTTTGTCGCGGACTCCGCCACGGTGAACGGTATGCATCAGTTCTTCCAAAGGACCGACCACCAAAGTCAAAGGCGTACGGAGCTCATGGGCGATATTGGTGTAGAAATTCATCCGGTCAAGGTAGCCTTGGTGCTCCTCTTCCCGCTTTCTTTCCAAGTCGCTGACGCGATATTTGAGTACGGCCTGATTGGAGGTAAACCGTCCGTAGAAAAATACGACACCAACAATCGCCAACACATATGACAAGTAAGCGTACCACGTAGCCCACAACGGCGGATCCACCGTGATATGGAGTCTGCGGGGCTCCGGACTCCACTCGCCCCCACTAACCCGGGCTTTTATCTCGAAGGTATATTCGCCGGAAGGCAGATTGGAGAAGTTTACCGTATTTTGGCGTCCGGCGTAGTTCCAAGCGCTATCCAGCCCCACGAGGCGATAGGCAAAACGGATCGCGTCTTGCCGAACATAATCCACGCAGGCGTAACTGATACCAATATTCCGTTGCTCGTTATTCAAACGTACCGATTCGGTCTCTGTAAGCGCTTTTTTCAGGGGAGAACCCTGATCGCCAGGGAAAACCCTTTTGCCCGAAACTACAAGGCTCTTGAGCGTCACTTCCGGCGTTTCAGCCTTGATGTCAATCTTATCAGGATCAAGAATCAAGGCTCCGAATTTGGACCCGAAACATAAACGGCCGTCACGGAGTCTGCATGCGGCGTTTTCCACATACGGCGGTGGCGCTATGCCGTCCGATTCGAAGAAATGGTAGATCTTGCCTGATTCTCGCTCTAGCATGGAGATACTTTTGTCG includes these proteins:
- a CDS encoding hybrid sensor histidine kinase/response regulator transcription factor; translation: MRDRILFAVFFVINLSLGFCCAAKASVPENQGYRKVLTLRGELSSLVVHDIEKDRSGVMWIATEEGVTLFDGEEVRELPAPEQRQTPLRRRVTSLYFQKSINRMWIGTGDGLLWYDMDMSRYTEVPESEVRGIYVNSIFGSEDNIFISTGVGEISRWNPEGNRFHRISDALTLRWMDDRAAIRPLLVTRGGELWFTDSYGNIYRLPKGVAEQRKVRIGKIPLSESETVQFLYEDGYGNIWLGLSMSGIWRLNDDDDLFDKYPVQGLSDKEQMNFQCVDHYGDNLYVGTLEKGILIMDLPRDPAEGLKLAGRILPEEQGGVLSYRHISGVYSDVLGQVWAIPVGTGVDFLKKEDNSFRLLSVSEDGEGLPYRKVQAVCEDEKNNVWFVTEQGLSRKDGKTGKIKNYNLNTHGLDHGILTSGCSDRSGRFWLGTASGTLLYYEESKDRFTVFPLESVENRALESQRIETLYEDGDGSLWVSKRDWTVTRIDYKRKNTQQVSLRKGSFLSRSVSGMAQTREGLFVGGSDASFLARWEQGIGGFSPLSLPNSSLEDADFSEVYALSADRRGVIWVGAKGGKLYSFDPATKRLKAYRQDGKPVFGRVLSILHDDRDRVWMATDKSISMLERESGKIYHFFESDGIAPPPYVENAACRLRDGRLCFGSKFGALILDPDKIDIKAETPEVTLKSLVVSGKRVFPGDQGSPLKKALTETESVRLNNEQRNIGISYACVDYVRQDAIRFAYRLVGLDSAWNYAGRQNTVNFSNLPSGEYTFEIKARVSGGEWSPEPRRLHITVDPPLWATWYAYLSYVLAIVGVVFFYGRFTSNQAVLKYRVSDLERKREEEHQGYLDRMNFYTNIAHELRTPLTLVVGPLEELMHTVHRGGVRDKVKRAYRNSNTLLKLTDQLMAFRRLEEGVETLRPEYLDFVSFVREISRSFVSEAKRSGLTLDFVSDTNKYSGWFDGEKVGIILRNLIENAIKYTPEGGAVTVDIKVDQENDKLLLAVKDTGIGMDDEDRKHVFDRFYRSENTAGIGGTGIGLALVKRLADLHSAKIVVKSELGSGSVFELEMSLKKKKGTEEEPVAEKREVSAPVSFPEPKPKSEPEPIVEEEPVEVENKAKPRMMIVEDDNEMRVYLTEIFADKFEVLSVPGGKEALEDLKTKTLPDVVISDVMMPGMDGFTLCRRIKIDERTSHLPVVMLTAKAREDEMIEGMEHGADDYITKPFNTKVLKMKVDNLLRSRSQLSAYLLAGKEKAPEQHLSQDEKFARKVIDLIEKGMGSPDFKVEDICEALRMSRSSLYSKVRKATGMSIVEFIRYVRLGKAARMLREEDRLGVSEIAYKVGFSDLKYFRSVFKKRFACSPSEYRKQEEELPQELG